A DNA window from Clavibacter sepedonicus contains the following coding sequences:
- a CDS encoding HAD-IA family hydrolase: MSSPVTLTARALLLDMDGTLVDSTALVEEIWTMLAHRFGHDPAELIRGIHGVRAADSIARYAPEGTDVPSLLAELDRLELDGSPATVEIPGARDLVAALPAGSHALVTSAGRELARARLTGAGIRVPDLLVTAEDVENGKPHPDGYLLAASRLGVDPADAIVYEDAEAGIRAGLAAGMRVVIVGDHESDTTVDLPRVRDHRGTTVEVRDGILTLTLPGT; encoded by the coding sequence ATGTCCTCCCCCGTCACGCTCACCGCCCGCGCGCTCCTCCTCGACATGGACGGGACGCTCGTCGACTCGACCGCGCTCGTCGAGGAGATCTGGACGATGCTCGCCCACCGCTTCGGCCACGACCCCGCCGAGCTGATCCGCGGGATCCACGGCGTGCGCGCCGCCGACAGCATCGCCCGGTACGCGCCCGAGGGCACCGACGTGCCCTCGCTCCTCGCCGAGCTCGACCGCCTCGAGCTCGACGGCAGCCCCGCGACCGTCGAGATCCCCGGCGCCCGCGACCTCGTGGCCGCGCTGCCCGCCGGATCCCACGCCCTCGTCACGAGCGCCGGCCGCGAGCTGGCGCGCGCCCGCCTCACCGGCGCCGGGATCCGCGTGCCCGACCTGCTCGTCACCGCCGAGGACGTGGAGAACGGCAAGCCGCACCCGGACGGCTACCTGCTCGCGGCATCGCGCCTGGGCGTGGACCCCGCCGACGCGATCGTCTACGAGGACGCCGAGGCCGGCATCCGCGCGGGCCTCGCCGCGGGCATGCGCGTGGTCATCGTGGGCGACCACGAGAGCGACACCACGGTCGACCTCCCCCGCGTGCGCGACCACCGCGGCACGACGGTCGAGGTGCGCGACGGGATCCTGACCCTCACGCTGCCCGGCACCTGA
- a CDS encoding alpha-1,4-glucan--maltose-1-phosphate maltosyltransferase: MPIEPTPSAEPAQTADPATDDYVPVIGRIPILSLTPQIEDDLWPAKSFVHDVVPFGATIFREGHDLIGADVLLTDPTGAETSHRMSLDATKPGLDRWITSAQLETQGVWTWRVSAWSDDFGTWLHNAEIKVPAGLDVDVMLALGAEALERAAADGTRDAADRDVLRAALAGISDADAAPDARLAAATTPEVLAAIDRVPLRSLVTLSPERTIVVERERAAVGSWYEFFPRSEGAVEHEDGSWTSGTFATAARRLPAIRDMGFDVVYIPPVHPIGRTNRKGPNNTLTAGPHDPGSPYGIGSEDGGHDSIHPELGTADDFREFVRAVADHGMELAIDIALQASPDHPWVTTHPELFTTLPDGSIAFAENPPKKYQDIYPLNFDNDPEGSYREMLRVMRVWLGLGVKIFRVDNPHTKPLVFWERLIHQVMRDEPDAIFLSEAFTRPAMMRTLAKIGFQQSYTYFTWRNTKQELEEYLTEVSHETSDYLRPNFFANTHDILTPYLQFGGRAAYRIRAAIAATASPSWGIYSGYELIENVARPGAEENIDNEKYEYKPRDWARQEELGGSIAPEITRLNEIRRQHPALRQLRNLDVHWSDDDSILVYSKHLAAEHTGTGEADTILVVANVDPHSARETQVHLDPTRWGLAEDAVFEVEDLLTGDVYTWSTSNFVRLDAFTHPVHVLRVTPTASKG, translated from the coding sequence CTGCCGATCGAGCCGACACCATCCGCCGAGCCCGCGCAGACCGCCGACCCCGCGACCGACGACTACGTCCCCGTCATCGGCCGCATCCCGATCCTGTCGCTCACCCCGCAGATCGAGGACGACCTCTGGCCCGCCAAGAGCTTCGTCCACGACGTGGTGCCGTTCGGCGCGACGATCTTCCGCGAGGGCCACGACCTCATCGGCGCCGACGTCCTCCTCACCGATCCCACCGGCGCGGAGACCTCGCACCGCATGTCGCTCGACGCCACGAAGCCCGGCCTCGACCGGTGGATCACGTCCGCACAGCTCGAGACCCAGGGCGTCTGGACCTGGCGCGTCAGCGCGTGGTCCGACGACTTCGGCACCTGGCTGCACAACGCCGAGATCAAGGTGCCCGCCGGCCTCGACGTCGACGTGATGCTCGCCCTGGGCGCGGAGGCGCTCGAGCGCGCGGCCGCCGACGGGACCCGGGACGCCGCCGACCGCGACGTGCTCCGCGCCGCCCTGGCCGGCATCTCCGACGCCGACGCGGCGCCCGACGCGCGCCTCGCCGCGGCCACGACCCCCGAGGTCCTCGCCGCCATCGACCGCGTCCCGCTCCGCAGCCTCGTCACGCTCTCCCCGGAGCGCACGATCGTCGTGGAGCGCGAGCGCGCAGCCGTCGGATCCTGGTACGAGTTCTTCCCGCGCTCGGAGGGCGCCGTCGAGCACGAGGACGGCTCCTGGACGAGCGGCACGTTCGCGACCGCCGCCCGCCGCCTCCCCGCGATCCGCGACATGGGCTTCGACGTCGTCTACATCCCGCCGGTGCACCCCATCGGCCGCACCAACCGCAAGGGCCCGAACAACACGCTCACCGCCGGCCCGCACGACCCGGGCTCGCCCTACGGCATCGGCTCCGAGGACGGCGGCCACGACAGCATCCACCCCGAGCTCGGCACCGCGGACGACTTCCGCGAGTTCGTCCGCGCGGTCGCCGACCACGGCATGGAGCTCGCGATCGACATCGCGCTGCAGGCCTCGCCCGACCACCCCTGGGTCACGACGCACCCGGAGCTGTTCACGACGCTGCCCGACGGGTCCATCGCCTTCGCGGAGAACCCGCCGAAGAAGTACCAGGACATCTACCCGCTGAACTTCGACAACGACCCCGAAGGGTCGTACCGCGAGATGCTCCGCGTCATGCGGGTGTGGCTGGGCCTCGGCGTCAAGATCTTCCGCGTCGACAACCCGCACACCAAGCCGCTCGTGTTCTGGGAGCGCCTCATCCACCAGGTCATGCGCGACGAGCCCGACGCGATCTTCCTCAGCGAGGCGTTCACGCGCCCGGCGATGATGCGGACGCTGGCCAAGATCGGCTTCCAGCAGTCGTACACGTACTTCACGTGGCGCAACACGAAGCAGGAGCTCGAGGAGTACCTCACCGAGGTCAGCCACGAGACGAGCGACTACCTCCGCCCGAACTTCTTCGCCAACACGCACGACATCCTCACGCCCTACCTGCAGTTCGGCGGGCGTGCCGCCTACCGGATCCGCGCCGCGATCGCCGCGACCGCCTCGCCCTCCTGGGGCATCTACTCGGGCTACGAGCTGATCGAGAACGTCGCGCGCCCCGGCGCCGAGGAGAACATCGACAACGAGAAGTACGAGTACAAGCCGCGCGACTGGGCGCGCCAGGAGGAGCTCGGCGGATCCATCGCGCCGGAGATCACGCGCCTCAACGAGATCCGCCGCCAGCACCCCGCGCTCCGCCAGCTCCGCAACCTCGACGTGCACTGGAGCGACGACGACTCGATCCTCGTCTATTCCAAGCACCTCGCCGCCGAGCACACCGGCACCGGCGAGGCCGACACGATCCTCGTGGTCGCGAACGTCGACCCGCACTCCGCGCGCGAGACCCAGGTCCACCTGGATCCCACGCGCTGGGGCCTCGCCGAGGACGCCGTGTTCGAGGTCGAGGACCTCCTCACGGGCGACGTCTACACGTGGTCCACCTCCAACTTCGTCCGGCTCGACGCGTTCACGCACCCCGTGCACGTGCTCCGGGTCACCCCGACCGCATCGAAGGGATGA
- a CDS encoding IS481-like element IS1121 family transposase, which translates to MSHGNARLTVHGRVLLVRRVVEDRRPVAHVARELGVSRQCAHRWVNRFRAEGLRGLTDRSSRPRSVPRRTSPERERAVLEARAQLRAGPARLAPVTGVPSRTISRILRRHGAPPLAWLDPVTGAVIRASRSTAHRYEHEHPGDLIHVDVKKLGRIPDGGGWRVHGRSEQVRGRGIGFDYVHAAVDDHTRLAYAEIHPDEKGATAAGFLTRAAAYFAGRGITRIERVITDNAFAYRHSTVFKNAVQDLGARQKFIRPHCPWQNGKVERFNRTLATEWAYRQPFTGNQHRADALDPFIEHYNTERIHSSHGLTPAARVSPTS; encoded by the coding sequence ATGTCCCACGGTAATGCTCGTCTGACGGTTCACGGGAGGGTTCTCCTCGTGCGGCGGGTGGTGGAGGATCGTCGGCCGGTCGCGCACGTCGCGCGGGAGCTGGGGGTGTCGCGGCAGTGCGCGCATCGATGGGTGAACCGGTTCCGTGCCGAGGGGCTGCGAGGGCTGACGGATCGGTCATCGCGGCCCCGGTCAGTACCGAGGCGAACGAGCCCGGAGCGGGAACGGGCCGTGCTGGAAGCGCGGGCCCAGTTGCGGGCGGGTCCTGCGCGGCTGGCGCCGGTGACAGGTGTTCCATCCCGTACGATCTCCCGCATCCTGCGCCGGCACGGGGCGCCGCCGTTGGCATGGTTGGACCCCGTCACCGGGGCCGTGATCCGGGCATCCCGGTCAACGGCGCACCGGTATGAGCACGAGCATCCGGGTGATCTGATCCACGTGGACGTGAAGAAGCTCGGGAGGATCCCGGACGGAGGCGGCTGGCGGGTCCACGGGCGCAGCGAGCAGGTCCGCGGCCGCGGGATCGGGTTCGATTACGTCCATGCCGCGGTCGATGACCACACCCGTCTCGCCTACGCGGAGATCCATCCCGATGAGAAAGGCGCGACCGCGGCCGGGTTCCTGACCCGCGCAGCGGCGTACTTCGCCGGGCGCGGGATCACCCGGATCGAGCGGGTCATCACGGACAACGCGTTCGCCTACCGGCACTCGACCGTGTTCAAGAACGCCGTCCAGGACCTGGGCGCGCGGCAGAAGTTCATCCGCCCGCACTGCCCCTGGCAGAACGGCAAGGTCGAGCGCTTCAACCGGACCCTCGCGACCGAGTGGGCCTACCGGCAACCCTTCACCGGCAACCAACACCGGGCCGACGCGCTTGACCCCTTCATCGAGCACTACAACACTGAACGGATCCACTCGAGCCACGGGCTCACGCCCGCGGCCCGAGTGTCACCAACGTCATGA